The following proteins come from a genomic window of Kocuria palustris:
- a CDS encoding ABC transporter ATP-binding protein, producing the protein MEPPVLETENLVKVYGKGETRFDALKGLTLEIHRGESVAVVGKSGSGKSTLMHLMALLDRPSQGVVALDGSPVSELSTKEINRLRNERFGFVFQQFFLNANQTVLENVVLPLKIAGVGKSERNRKGMEALERLGMADKAANKATNLSGGQKQRACIARALVTEPSVIFADEPTGNLDSRTSEVVEDILFGLQREQGITLVIVTHDDDLAARCDRRINLVDGEITSVQDHDDSVSTDSPAQPAAPGRGAAAEQPAPAPSAAAQDTAAAGPWAQIPDGDGAHRGEPQPQADAAKAQAEQTKHADKGGLRRLFSKGDRR; encoded by the coding sequence ATGGAACCCCCGGTCCTGGAGACCGAGAACCTGGTCAAGGTCTACGGCAAGGGCGAGACGCGCTTCGACGCGCTGAAGGGACTCACGCTGGAGATCCACCGCGGCGAGTCCGTGGCCGTGGTCGGCAAGTCGGGCTCCGGCAAGTCCACCCTCATGCACCTCATGGCGCTGCTCGATCGGCCCAGCCAGGGGGTCGTGGCGCTGGACGGCAGCCCCGTCTCCGAGCTGAGCACCAAGGAGATCAACCGTCTGCGCAACGAGCGCTTCGGCTTCGTCTTCCAGCAGTTCTTCCTCAACGCGAACCAGACGGTGCTCGAGAACGTCGTCCTGCCGCTGAAGATCGCCGGTGTGGGCAAATCCGAGCGCAACCGCAAGGGCATGGAGGCCCTCGAGCGCCTGGGCATGGCCGACAAGGCCGCGAACAAGGCCACGAACCTCTCCGGCGGGCAGAAGCAGCGCGCGTGCATCGCCCGAGCGCTGGTCACGGAGCCGTCGGTGATCTTCGCCGACGAGCCCACCGGCAACCTGGACAGCCGTACCTCCGAGGTCGTCGAGGACATCCTCTTCGGCCTGCAGCGCGAGCAGGGCATCACGCTGGTCATCGTCACCCACGACGACGACCTCGCCGCCCGCTGCGACCGCCGGATCAACCTGGTCGACGGCGAGATCACCTCCGTCCAGGACCACGACGACTCCGTGAGCACGGATTCCCCGGCGCAGCCGGCCGCTCCGGGCCGGGGCGCAGCTGCCGAGCAGCCCGCCCCGGCCCCGTCGGCCGCAGCTCAGGACACAGCGGCGGCCGGACCGTGGGCGCAGATCCCCGACGGAGACGGAGCCCACCGCGGGGAGCCGCAGCCGCAGGCCGATGCGGCCAAGGCCCAGGCCGAGCAGACCAAGCACGCTGACAAGGGCGGCCTGCGCCGTCTCTTCTCGAAGGGAGACCGTCGATGA
- a CDS encoding DUF6953 family protein: protein MTTPEEIADWMLETIRTEGRLDQDDAVRLVPEKFGQEWVRTSPHGHPALDQSVVKAFRKAHDGTVQWDRDRRFWSPKK, encoded by the coding sequence ATGACGACGCCTGAGGAGATCGCAGACTGGATGCTCGAGACGATCCGCACGGAGGGACGGCTCGACCAGGACGATGCCGTCCGCCTGGTGCCGGAGAAGTTCGGGCAGGAGTGGGTGCGCACCAGCCCCCACGGACACCCCGCCCTGGATCAGTCGGTCGTGAAGGCCTTCCGCAAGGCCCACGACGGCACCGTGCAGTGGGATCGCGACCGCCGCTTCTGGTCGCCCAAGAAGTGA
- a CDS encoding benzoate/H(+) symporter BenE family transporter — translation MQPTSAGVASALVAFTSTFAVVLAGLSAVGADPAQAAGGLMVVTVLMGLGSILLAVWSRQPITIAWSTPGAALLASTGAVEGGWPAAVGAFLVVGLLVVATGLIPALGDLIARIPPAVAQAMLAGVLLQLCLGPIEAAVAQPAGVLPVILVWLVGLRLFPRWAVPSAFAAAAVVVAVHVLRTGQSIDPAGFVPHLHLTAPQLSAPAVLGLAVPLFLVTMASQNVPGAAVMQGLGYRIPWRRSMTVTGLGSLLGATGGAPGVNLAAISAALAAGPEAGEDRSRRWIASVASGCLLVLIGLGAGAFGALVSLAPEGVIPAVAGLALLGTFASSLRAALERTEDLVPAAVTFAVVASGVSVAGMSAAFWALVAGLSVRWVLRWGRTVPTPDSDRAG, via the coding sequence ATGCAGCCGACCTCGGCGGGAGTCGCCTCGGCTCTGGTGGCCTTCACCTCCACGTTCGCGGTGGTCCTGGCCGGGCTGTCCGCGGTGGGGGCCGATCCCGCGCAGGCGGCCGGCGGCCTCATGGTCGTGACCGTGCTGATGGGCCTGGGCTCGATCCTGCTGGCCGTCTGGTCCCGGCAGCCGATCACGATCGCCTGGTCCACGCCCGGAGCCGCCCTGCTGGCCTCCACGGGGGCCGTCGAGGGCGGATGGCCGGCCGCTGTCGGAGCGTTCCTGGTGGTCGGCCTGCTCGTGGTCGCCACCGGCCTGATCCCGGCGCTCGGGGATCTCATCGCCCGCATCCCGCCGGCGGTGGCCCAGGCCATGCTCGCTGGCGTGCTGCTGCAGCTGTGCCTGGGCCCCATCGAGGCAGCGGTGGCCCAGCCCGCCGGCGTCCTGCCCGTGATCCTCGTGTGGCTCGTGGGCCTCCGACTGTTCCCGCGCTGGGCCGTGCCCTCGGCCTTCGCCGCGGCCGCGGTCGTGGTGGCCGTGCACGTGCTGCGCACCGGGCAGAGCATCGACCCGGCCGGGTTCGTGCCGCACCTTCACCTCACGGCCCCTCAGCTCAGCGCGCCTGCGGTGCTCGGGCTGGCCGTCCCGCTGTTCCTGGTCACGATGGCCTCGCAGAACGTGCCGGGTGCCGCGGTCATGCAGGGGCTCGGGTATCGCATCCCGTGGCGCCGCAGCATGACCGTGACCGGTCTCGGCTCGCTGCTGGGCGCCACCGGCGGGGCCCCGGGCGTGAACCTGGCCGCCATCAGCGCGGCCCTGGCCGCCGGGCCCGAGGCCGGAGAGGACCGCTCCCGGCGCTGGATCGCCAGCGTGGCCTCCGGCTGCCTGCTCGTGCTGATCGGATTGGGAGCAGGCGCCTTCGGGGCGCTGGTGAGCCTGGCTCCGGAGGGCGTCATCCCGGCGGTGGCCGGACTCGCCCTGCTCGGCACCTTCGCCTCCTCCCTGAGGGCCGCGCTCGAGCGCACCGAGGATCTCGTGCCCGCCGCGGTGACCTTCGCCGTCGTCGCCTCCGGGGTCAGCGTGGCCGGGATGTCCGCGGCCTTCTGGGCCCTGGTCGCCGGGCTGAGCGTGCGATGGGTGCTGCGGTGGGGTCGCACCGTGCCGACGCCCGACTCCGACCGAGCCGGCTGA
- a CDS encoding ABC transporter permease, whose translation MKSTDIVATAAGNTLRSKARTLLTVVAIFIGAFTLTLTSGLGVGINKYIDTLLQGFGSEDQIYVMKTADQASGTSQEGPQEYDPEAAQASSMFGGSEMLTEKDIEKVEGIDGVESVEPVVFVQPSFLEAEDGSQYQLTMGFPTDVEAYSYMAGEAPASDADEITIPQSWVEPLGYDSDDDAVGGTVQIGLSNAVGEEKTFEAEITGVTEELASGQGGSPTPSDQLNQKLYDYQTSGMVEEQPEGYIQAVASVPDTGQQGAVKSALMDENMIGMTVEDQIGALKGIINAVTWVLNGFALIALLAASFGIVNTLLMSVQERTREIGLMKAMGMSGGKIFGLFSAEAVLIGVFGSVAGVIGGVAVGSIANAVLTGEGGALAEVSGLSLYAIAPLQLLVIVLVIMLIAFLAGTLPAARAAKKDPIEALRYE comes from the coding sequence ATGAAGTCCACCGACATCGTCGCCACCGCAGCGGGCAACACGCTGCGCTCCAAGGCCAGGACGCTGCTGACCGTCGTCGCGATCTTCATCGGCGCCTTCACCCTCACCCTGACCTCCGGTCTGGGCGTGGGCATCAACAAGTACATCGACACCCTGCTGCAGGGATTCGGCAGCGAGGACCAGATCTACGTCATGAAGACGGCGGATCAGGCCTCCGGCACCTCGCAGGAGGGCCCGCAGGAGTACGACCCCGAGGCGGCGCAGGCCTCGAGCATGTTCGGCGGCTCGGAGATGCTCACCGAGAAGGACATCGAGAAGGTCGAGGGCATCGACGGCGTGGAGTCCGTGGAGCCGGTGGTCTTCGTGCAGCCGTCGTTCCTGGAGGCCGAGGACGGCTCCCAGTACCAGCTAACCATGGGCTTCCCCACGGATGTGGAGGCCTACTCGTACATGGCCGGTGAGGCTCCCGCCTCCGACGCCGACGAGATCACGATCCCGCAGTCGTGGGTCGAGCCCCTGGGCTACGACTCGGACGACGACGCCGTGGGCGGAACCGTCCAGATCGGGCTGTCGAACGCCGTGGGCGAGGAGAAGACCTTCGAGGCCGAGATCACCGGCGTGACCGAGGAGCTCGCCTCCGGCCAGGGCGGATCCCCGACCCCGTCGGATCAGCTGAACCAGAAGCTGTACGACTACCAGACCTCCGGCATGGTCGAGGAGCAGCCTGAGGGCTACATCCAGGCCGTGGCCAGCGTCCCGGACACCGGGCAGCAGGGGGCCGTGAAGTCCGCCCTGATGGACGAGAACATGATCGGCATGACGGTCGAGGACCAGATCGGCGCGCTCAAGGGCATCATCAACGCGGTGACCTGGGTGCTCAACGGCTTCGCGCTGATCGCGCTGCTGGCCGCCAGCTTCGGCATCGTGAACACGCTGCTGATGTCCGTGCAGGAGCGCACCCGGGAGATCGGCCTGATGAAGGCCATGGGCATGTCCGGCGGCAAGATCTTCGGCCTGTTCTCCGCCGAGGCCGTGCTGATCGGCGTCTTCGGCTCCGTGGCCGGCGTGATCGGCGGCGTGGCCGTCGGCTCGATCGCCAACGCGGTGCTCACCGGCGAGGGCGGCGCTCTGGCCGAGGTCTCCGGGCTGTCGCTCTACGCGATCGCCCCGCTGCAGCTGCTGGTCATCGTCCTGGTGATCATGCTGATCGCCTTCCTGGCAGGCACCCTCCCGGCGGCCCGCGCCGCCAAGAAGGACCCGATCGAGGCGCTGCGCTACGAGTGA
- a CDS encoding phospholipase D-like domain-containing protein, giving the protein MLRRIPQPLRRAITTTATRAAVGVVGVQFTTIATLVGYDAVKKRGRKTRSGFPKPGHYAADVAGSDMDVFTFGAELYDDMIAAIDAAERTVYLETYLWKSDDYGKRFLDALNRAGARGVDVKVMYDGVGNMVVDPRFYRFGPGVEHYRFPVVRPQLLVTPLRSSGLTHRKLLIVDDEYSYVGGYNLGSTYATEWRDTHLKISGADSWLLRQAFVSSWNSIAVRRGGCEPIARLDPVEWESRIRVLTNMPVRRVYPIRNMYLQAIDQAAKSIYISTAYFIPDQQILDALIRARNRGVDVRLMFPMDSNHVLADWASRGFYAQLLREDITVLLYKDAMIHAKTATIDGVWSTIGTANIDRLSLSFNYEVNIEIVDHDLAAVMERIFEFDSENCWRITKQEWDERHPLAWMGEWALAPLRPLL; this is encoded by the coding sequence ATGCTCCGACGAATCCCCCAGCCGCTGCGACGAGCCATCACCACGACTGCCACTCGAGCTGCCGTCGGCGTGGTGGGCGTCCAGTTCACCACCATCGCGACCCTGGTCGGCTACGACGCCGTGAAGAAGCGCGGTCGCAAGACCCGCTCCGGCTTCCCCAAGCCTGGGCACTACGCCGCCGACGTCGCCGGCTCGGACATGGACGTCTTCACCTTCGGCGCGGAGCTCTACGACGACATGATCGCCGCGATCGATGCCGCCGAGCGCACGGTGTATCTGGAGACCTACCTCTGGAAGAGCGATGACTACGGCAAGCGTTTCCTGGATGCCCTCAACCGCGCAGGCGCTCGCGGTGTGGACGTGAAGGTGATGTACGACGGCGTCGGCAACATGGTCGTGGACCCGCGGTTCTACCGGTTCGGACCGGGAGTCGAGCACTACCGCTTCCCCGTGGTGCGCCCGCAGCTGCTCGTGACCCCCCTGCGCTCCAGCGGCCTCACCCACCGCAAGCTGCTCATCGTGGACGACGAGTACTCGTACGTCGGCGGCTACAACCTGGGCTCCACGTACGCCACCGAGTGGCGGGACACCCACCTCAAGATCAGCGGCGCGGACTCGTGGCTGCTGCGTCAGGCGTTCGTGTCCTCCTGGAACTCGATCGCGGTGCGGCGCGGGGGCTGCGAGCCCATCGCCCGTCTTGATCCGGTGGAGTGGGAGTCCCGGATCCGGGTGCTGACCAACATGCCCGTGCGCCGCGTCTACCCCATCCGCAACATGTACCTGCAGGCCATCGACCAGGCGGCCAAGTCCATCTACATCTCCACGGCCTACTTCATCCCGGACCAGCAGATCCTCGATGCCCTGATCCGCGCCCGGAACCGCGGCGTGGACGTCCGTCTGATGTTCCCCATGGACTCGAATCACGTCCTGGCCGACTGGGCCTCGCGCGGGTTCTACGCGCAGCTGCTGCGCGAGGACATCACCGTCCTGCTCTATAAGGACGCCATGATCCACGCCAAGACCGCCACCATCGACGGCGTCTGGTCCACGATCGGCACCGCGAACATCGATCGCCTGTCCCTGAGCTTCAACTACGAGGTCAACATCGAGATCGTCGACCACGACCTCGCGGCCGTGATGGAGCGGATCTTCGAGTTCGACAGCGAGAACTGCTGGCGGATCACCAAGCAGGAGTGGGACGAGCGTCATCCGCTGGCCTGGATGGGGGAGTGGGCGCTGGCTCCCCTGCGACCGCTGCTCTGA
- a CDS encoding TOPRIM nucleotidyl transferase/hydrolase domain-containing protein — protein sequence MASRDPRLSPPSAHDRPSDAQRLEVPVAASPAEAAPVPPSQLESVVRLTRDGPRTVRLHELARSMGRARNHVARELGVVPEHDLGRMLAAPRTLLVEGTTDQAVLEQVLRRSGDRLSLVQPAGSKTRLAVLHHFHLALGIPHHVLFDGDGGPVSGSSTARHRILRSRRQATEALVASLRSSSAAAPDSTAAAAIDPTAAARAADPRWRGDDPAVGGWGFGGPTVVGPSWSALEVDLEDELSRWPSFVSALQARGGTLAAKRPERFAEAAAAARMEDLPPSFRRICAAVAALEADRPPRPGIPPSQRGASPQDA from the coding sequence GTGGCATCCCGCGACCCCCGTCTGAGTCCTCCGTCGGCGCACGACCGGCCCTCGGACGCGCAGCGGCTCGAGGTGCCGGTGGCCGCCTCTCCCGCCGAGGCGGCCCCCGTCCCGCCGTCCCAGCTCGAATCCGTCGTCCGCCTGACCCGCGACGGCCCCCGCACGGTGCGCCTGCACGAGCTCGCTCGGTCGATGGGCCGGGCGCGCAATCACGTCGCCCGCGAGCTCGGGGTCGTTCCCGAGCACGACCTCGGCCGGATGCTCGCCGCCCCGCGCACCCTGCTGGTCGAGGGCACCACGGATCAGGCCGTGCTGGAGCAGGTGCTGCGGCGCAGCGGCGACCGCCTGTCCCTGGTGCAGCCGGCCGGCAGCAAGACCCGCCTGGCCGTCCTGCACCACTTCCACCTGGCCCTGGGGATCCCGCACCACGTGCTCTTCGACGGCGACGGCGGTCCCGTCTCGGGGTCCTCGACCGCTCGGCACCGGATCCTGCGCAGTCGGCGCCAGGCCACGGAGGCGCTCGTGGCGTCACTGCGGTCGTCGTCCGCCGCAGCACCGGACTCGACGGCGGCGGCCGCGATCGACCCGACGGCCGCCGCCCGAGCCGCGGATCCCCGCTGGCGCGGCGACGACCCCGCCGTCGGCGGGTGGGGATTCGGCGGGCCGACCGTCGTGGGGCCGTCCTGGTCCGCGCTCGAGGTGGATCTGGAGGACGAGCTGTCCCGGTGGCCGTCGTTCGTATCCGCCCTGCAGGCCCGCGGCGGCACGCTGGCCGCCAAGCGCCCGGAGCGGTTCGCGGAGGCCGCGGCCGCAGCGCGGATGGAGGATCTGCCGCCGTCGTTCCGCCGGATCTGCGCTGCGGTCGCCGCCCTGGAGGCGGACCGCCCGCCGCGGCCCGGCATCCCGCCATCGCAGCGCGGAGCGAGCCCGCAGGACGCGTAG
- a CDS encoding cold-shock protein: protein MQTGTVKWFNADKGFGFISPDDSQQDVFAHFSAINGNGYRSLEENQRVEFEVQEGPKGLQAANITVIN, encoded by the coding sequence ATGCAGACCGGCACCGTCAAGTGGTTCAACGCCGACAAGGGCTTCGGCTTCATCAGCCCCGATGACTCCCAGCAGGACGTCTTCGCTCACTTCTCCGCCATCAACGGCAACGGCTACCGTTCGCTCGAGGAGAACCAGCGCGTGGAGTTCGAGGTCCAGGAGGGCCCCAAGGGCCTCCAGGCCGCGAACATCACCGTGATCAACTGA
- a CDS encoding YhjD/YihY/BrkB family envelope integrity protein translates to MTRSVTLQQPRLTVLHVIRRAVMKLIYIQVWDQAASMTFFLLLSIAPLLISLVSIINLLGLEESVLRGIVDLVSVLFPPVDPGALTDALHSLNPDGGTVAGAVLGFIGTLIAASNSVAAFHRSMHRIYDTREGRQFLPFRTIVFFETIALLVAVAAAALLITVGGDMAAALGQALGFDETVVAAWNLLRWPLLLFVLVVYVNVAYHMGPNVELPRFGIMSAGSLVSVGALFAMAVLLGWLSSLAGTVDALLGTLNGVTILLVLAWFASIVLIAGAALDAELLRARQLAIGLRAWDRIDLRPRNRWTLDFLREDRRMAGKLGRIVADSALDDLPRRLPRSLWLTEADSAFAVTGTPAMQERLREAADEERAREASAEAEDSSAQAFRVALVHSWAELRSATGRAVHRGGSTAVGALQHQLERRRRGAESNTAAESSPEVSVSEARPADDDAPAAAEGQGPGRRG, encoded by the coding sequence GTGACCCGTTCCGTGACCCTCCAGCAGCCCCGCCTCACGGTGCTGCACGTCATCCGGCGAGCGGTCATGAAGCTCATCTACATCCAGGTGTGGGACCAGGCGGCGTCCATGACGTTCTTCCTGCTGCTGTCGATCGCCCCGCTGCTGATCTCGCTGGTCTCGATCATCAATCTGCTGGGACTCGAGGAGTCCGTGCTGCGCGGAATCGTCGACCTGGTGAGCGTGCTCTTCCCGCCCGTGGACCCCGGCGCCCTGACCGACGCGCTGCACTCCCTGAACCCCGATGGCGGCACCGTGGCCGGAGCCGTCCTGGGATTCATCGGCACGCTGATCGCGGCGTCGAACTCCGTGGCGGCCTTCCACCGCTCCATGCACCGCATCTACGACACCCGCGAAGGCCGGCAGTTCCTGCCGTTCCGCACGATCGTGTTCTTCGAGACCATCGCGCTGCTGGTGGCCGTGGCGGCCGCGGCTCTGCTGATCACGGTCGGCGGGGACATGGCGGCGGCGCTCGGCCAGGCGCTGGGCTTCGACGAGACCGTGGTGGCCGCCTGGAACCTCCTGCGCTGGCCGCTGCTGCTGTTCGTGCTCGTGGTCTACGTCAACGTCGCCTACCACATGGGCCCCAACGTGGAGCTGCCGCGGTTCGGGATCATGAGCGCCGGGTCGCTGGTGAGCGTGGGCGCCCTGTTCGCGATGGCCGTGCTGCTGGGCTGGCTGAGCTCGCTGGCCGGAACCGTGGACGCGCTGCTGGGCACCCTCAACGGCGTGACGATCCTGCTCGTGCTCGCCTGGTTCGCAAGCATCGTGCTGATCGCCGGGGCCGCCCTGGATGCAGAGCTGCTGCGCGCCCGCCAGCTGGCGATCGGGCTGCGCGCCTGGGATCGCATCGACCTGCGCCCCCGCAACCGCTGGACCCTGGACTTCCTGCGCGAGGACCGCCGGATGGCTGGCAAGCTCGGGCGGATCGTGGCCGACAGCGCCCTGGACGATCTGCCGCGGCGGCTGCCCCGGTCGCTGTGGCTCACCGAGGCGGACAGCGCCTTCGCGGTCACCGGCACCCCGGCCATGCAGGAGCGGCTGCGGGAGGCCGCCGATGAAGAGCGCGCCAGGGAGGCCTCCGCCGAGGCCGAGGACTCCTCGGCCCAGGCCTTCCGCGTGGCCCTGGTCCACAGCTGGGCAGAGCTGCGATCGGCCACCGGCCGGGCCGTGCACCGCGGCGGCTCCACCGCTGTGGGGGCGCTGCAGCACCAGCTCGAGCGACGACGTCGCGGTGCTGAATCCAACACCGCAGCGGAGTCGTCACCCGAGGTGTCCGTCTCGGAGGCTCGACCGGCAGACGACGACGCCCCGGCCGCTGCCGAGGGGCAGGGACCGGGACGTCGGGGCTGA
- a CDS encoding SDR family oxidoreductase — MTNIAIIGGHGKVALRLAPLLVEAGDEVTSWIRSQDQVEDIEQTGATAKVLDVQQLSTEQLSDEFEGVDVVIWSAGAGGGDPERTWAVDRDAAIRTMDAAEKAGVGRYVMVSYLGAGPDHGVDESDDFFAYAEGKTQADEHLKKSSLRWTILGPGMLTLDDASGKITVLPEGQQPDNADTSRANVAAVAHAVLSDDTTIGRKINFVDGDTPIAEAISAS; from the coding sequence ATGACGAACATCGCGATCATCGGCGGCCACGGCAAGGTCGCGCTGCGGCTGGCTCCCCTGCTGGTCGAGGCGGGCGACGAGGTCACCTCGTGGATCCGCAGCCAGGACCAGGTCGAGGACATCGAGCAGACCGGGGCCACCGCCAAGGTCCTCGATGTCCAGCAGCTGTCCACCGAGCAGCTCTCGGACGAGTTCGAGGGCGTGGACGTCGTCATCTGGTCCGCCGGCGCCGGCGGCGGCGACCCCGAGCGCACCTGGGCGGTGGACCGCGACGCCGCGATCCGCACCATGGACGCCGCCGAGAAGGCCGGCGTGGGCCGGTACGTGATGGTGTCCTACCTGGGCGCCGGTCCGGATCACGGCGTGGACGAATCCGACGACTTCTTCGCCTATGCCGAGGGCAAGACCCAGGCGGATGAGCACCTGAAGAAGTCCTCGCTGCGCTGGACCATCCTGGGCCCGGGCATGCTGACCCTCGACGACGCCTCCGGGAAGATCACCGTGCTGCCCGAGGGCCAGCAGCCGGACAACGCCGACACCTCGCGCGCCAACGTCGCCGCTGTGGCCCATGCGGTCCTGTCGGACGACACCACGATCGGGCGCAAGATCAACTTCGTGGACGGCGACACCCCGATCGCGGAGGCTATCTCCGCTTCCTGA
- a CDS encoding helicase HerA-like domain-containing protein: MTDQTHDDAQLDAVRSGYAFSGPALNLGAAVSGGTPVPDAQVGLPLGSMNRHGLIAGATGTGKTKTLQAMAEQLSEAGVPVFLSDMKGDLSGLAAEGQPSDKITERARSIGQEWTPTASPVEFLALGGEGRGVPIRTTVTSFGPVLLSKVLGLNGTQESALGLIFHYADQAGLALLDLKDLREVIMFLTSEEGKDELDGIGGVSKQTAGVILRQLTTFANGGAEVFFGEPEFDTRDLLRKAEDGRGIISCLELPGVASRPELFSTFLMWLLADLFQDLPELGDPEKPELVFFLDEAHLLFDNASKAFLSAIEQTVRLIRSKGVGIFFVTQTPKDVPGDVLGQLGNRVQHALRAFTPDDAKALKATARTYPKSEYDLEELLTQLGTGEAIVTVLSETGAPTPVAWTRIRTPRSLMATAPGQVFDSVISSSQLAPKYSEAVDRESAYEILTARLQKGQDQEAPSSQDDDRPAREATPQTERRDDDRHDRGDGGGGFLDNPAVRSMMRSAGTVLGREITRTLFGTARRRR, encoded by the coding sequence GTGACTGATCAGACGCATGACGATGCCCAGCTCGACGCCGTCCGCTCCGGCTACGCCTTCTCCGGACCAGCCCTGAACCTGGGGGCCGCGGTCTCCGGCGGCACCCCGGTCCCGGACGCGCAGGTCGGCCTGCCCCTGGGTTCCATGAACCGCCACGGGCTGATCGCGGGAGCCACCGGCACGGGCAAGACCAAGACCCTGCAGGCCATGGCGGAGCAGCTCTCGGAAGCCGGGGTCCCAGTCTTCCTCTCGGACATGAAGGGCGATCTCTCCGGGCTGGCGGCGGAGGGCCAGCCCAGCGACAAGATCACGGAGCGCGCCCGCAGCATCGGCCAGGAGTGGACTCCCACGGCCTCCCCGGTCGAGTTCCTGGCCCTTGGCGGCGAGGGCAGGGGCGTTCCGATCCGCACCACGGTGACGTCGTTTGGCCCGGTCCTGCTGTCCAAGGTCCTGGGTCTCAACGGCACCCAGGAGTCCGCCTTGGGGCTGATCTTCCACTACGCCGACCAGGCCGGTCTGGCGCTGCTGGACCTCAAGGACCTGCGCGAGGTCATCATGTTCCTCACCTCGGAGGAGGGGAAGGACGAGCTGGACGGCATCGGCGGCGTCTCCAAGCAGACCGCCGGTGTGATCCTGCGCCAGCTGACCACGTTCGCCAACGGCGGCGCGGAGGTCTTCTTCGGCGAGCCCGAGTTCGACACCCGCGACCTGCTGCGCAAGGCAGAGGACGGCCGCGGCATCATCTCCTGCCTCGAGCTGCCGGGGGTGGCCAGCCGCCCCGAGCTGTTCTCCACGTTCCTGATGTGGCTGCTGGCGGACCTCTTCCAGGACCTGCCGGAGCTCGGCGATCCCGAGAAGCCGGAGCTGGTGTTCTTCCTCGACGAGGCCCACCTGCTCTTCGACAACGCCTCCAAGGCATTCCTGAGCGCGATCGAGCAGACGGTGCGCCTGATCCGCTCGAAGGGCGTGGGCATCTTCTTCGTGACCCAGACCCCCAAGGATGTGCCCGGCGACGTCCTCGGCCAGCTCGGCAACCGCGTCCAGCACGCGCTGCGCGCGTTCACCCCGGACGACGCCAAGGCCCTCAAGGCCACGGCTCGCACCTACCCCAAGTCCGAGTACGACCTCGAGGAGCTGCTGACCCAGCTGGGCACCGGCGAAGCGATCGTGACCGTGCTCTCCGAGACCGGCGCGCCCACCCCCGTGGCCTGGACCCGGATCCGCACGCCTCGCAGCCTCATGGCCACCGCCCCGGGGCAGGTCTTCGACTCGGTGATCTCGTCCTCGCAGCTTGCGCCGAAGTACTCGGAGGCCGTGGACCGCGAGTCCGCCTACGAGATCCTCACGGCCCGCCTGCAGAAGGGCCAGGACCAGGAGGCGCCTTCGTCTCAGGACGACGACCGTCCCGCCCGCGAGGCGACGCCGCAGACGGAGCGCCGCGACGATGACCGTCACGACCGCGGCGACGGCGGCGGCGGCTTCCTGGACAACCCCGCCGTCCGCTCGATGATGCGCTCGGCCGGCACCGTCCTGGGCCGGGAGATCACGCGCACGCTGTTCGGCACCGCGCGGCGGCGCCGCTGA